One stretch of Acidimicrobiia bacterium DNA includes these proteins:
- a CDS encoding ABC transporter permease subunit: MGGAKRPPFRFRWNWLGVMPFLLFAGALLILPTIVLGARSLAGADGSTTLDNYRNLATPVVIDSFRLSIKISLITALVGGIFGFLLAWSMVLGGLPKPVRSLLSTFSGVASNFAGVPLAAAFIATVGRVGLFTILLKAAGFDMYKAGFDLYSFIGISVVYLYFQFPLMVLVITPSIEGLKEEWREASENLGASTYQYWRYIALPVLMPSILGAMILLFGNAFGAHATAFALTGGNLRLATILIGQQISGDVLQNPGLGYAVAMGMVAVMAVSIGIYSILQRRSERWLA; this comes from the coding sequence ATGGGGGGCGCCAAGCGCCCCCCATTCCGTTTCCGGTGGAACTGGTTGGGGGTCATGCCCTTCCTGCTGTTTGCCGGGGCGCTACTCATTCTGCCCACCATCGTCCTCGGCGCCCGCAGCCTGGCGGGGGCTGACGGATCAACCACCCTCGATAATTACCGCAACCTGGCGACTCCAGTCGTCATCGATTCGTTCAGACTCTCGATCAAGATCAGCCTCATTACCGCCCTCGTCGGAGGGATCTTCGGCTTTCTACTTGCCTGGTCCATGGTGCTCGGAGGCCTTCCCAAACCCGTTCGGTCACTTCTCAGTACCTTTTCAGGGGTCGCCTCCAATTTCGCCGGTGTGCCATTGGCCGCCGCATTCATCGCCACGGTTGGAAGGGTCGGCCTGTTTACCATCCTGCTCAAGGCTGCCGGATTCGACATGTACAAAGCGGGATTCGACCTCTACTCATTCATCGGGATCTCGGTTGTCTACCTCTATTTCCAATTCCCCCTCATGGTCCTGGTCATCACGCCCTCCATTGAAGGACTGAAGGAGGAGTGGCGGGAAGCCTCAGAGAACCTCGGCGCGTCGACCTACCAGTACTGGCGATACATCGCTCTCCCGGTGCTCATGCCTTCGATCCTCGGGGCCATGATTTTGCTGTTCGGGAACGCGTTCGGCGCCCATGCCACCGCGTTTGCCCTGACCGGTGGAAACCTCCGTTTGGCGACCATCCTGATCGGCCAGCAGATTTCGGGCGACGTGTTACAGAACCCTGGCCTCGGGTATGCGGTAGCGATGGGGATGGTGGCGGTCATGGCCGTCTCAATTGGCATCTATTCAATATTGCAGCGCCGGTCGGAGAGGTGGCTGGCATGA